A part of Phoenix dactylifera cultivar Barhee BC4 chromosome 2, palm_55x_up_171113_PBpolish2nd_filt_p, whole genome shotgun sequence genomic DNA contains:
- the LOC103711822 gene encoding putative pentatricopeptide repeat-containing protein At5g40405, with protein sequence MYAKCGEITVAREVFDALPERNVLTLSAMISDHARKNQSEEDLRLLEKMAAQDDNKTNEITVMAVLSACAQTGDLSLGSALALHGFGEKALAQFSRMQQSGIQPDDITFIGVLSACSHGSLVKEGFDHFQNMKGRYGTTPKLEHNGCTTDLLSRAGMLEEAEIFIREMPMKPNGAAKSLLEMEPNNDSAYVPLSNIFARRKQWEGLSRVRSLMHQRGIRTIPGCSSIVVNGVNHEFAIGDRSHHESEDIYTMLNHVHNRLRAIGCAADALEVLLNIDEEEKESLLS encoded by the exons ATGTATGCCAAGTGTGGAGAGATTACTGTAGCCAGAGAAGTCTTCGATGCACTTCCCGAGAGAAATGTCTTAACCTTGTCTGCGATGATTTCTGACCATGCACGGAAAAATCAGAGTGAAGAGGATCTGAGACTGCTCGAGAAGATGGCTGCCCAAGATGATAACAAGACTAATGAGATCACCGTAATGGCTGTGCTTTCAGCTTGCGCTCAAACTGGGGATTTGTCGCTAGGAAG TGCACTTGCCCTTCATGGCTTTGGTGAAAAAGCCTTGGCTCAATTTTCTCGGATGCAGCAGAGTGGAATTCAGCCGGATGATATCACCTTCATTGGAGTGTTGTCAGCTTGTAGCCACGGAAGCTTGGTAAAAGAAGGATTCGATCATTTCCAAAACATGAAAGGAAGGTATGGAACTACCCCAAAGTTGGAGCACAATGGTTGCACGACTGATCTCCTTAGCAGAGCTGGGATGCTGGAAGAAGCTGAAATATTTATCAGAGAGATGCCAATGAAACCAAATGGG GCAGCTAAATCGCTTCTGGAGATGGAACCAAACAATGATAGTGCCTATGTGCCTCTATCAAATATTTTTGCTAGGAGGAAGCAATGGGAAGGATTGAGTCGAGTAAGGAGCTTGATGCACCAAAGAGGTATTAGGACAATACCAGGTTGCAGCTCAATTGTGGTCAATGGGGTTAACCATGAGTTTGCCATTGGAGATCGTTCTCACCATGAATCAGAGGACATATATACAATGCTGAACCATGTTCACAACAGATTGAGAGCTATCGGTTGTGCAGCGGACGCATTAGAAGTGCTGCTAAATATCgatgaggaagaaaaggaaagcttGCTTTCTTAG